From Amia ocellicauda isolate fAmiCal2 chromosome 12, fAmiCal2.hap1, whole genome shotgun sequence, a single genomic window includes:
- the LOC136764044 gene encoding CD276 antigen encodes MPGRDISTAVLVSSSPVVVAPGSDVTLSCSFHYSEADDPGRVVLIWQRGQEVVHSFYYGTDQLKEQSPAYRGRTHLFPEQVAVGNASLRLREVQGSDQGTYTCAVANEQGRSQRDLQILVAAEYEEPRLVINMSKHPGLVMLEYCAQGYPQATVLWLNQSGGDITERSHTSQWESRGGLLELRSSLTVNQAANQSYTFQLSNPVLKQTIRRTVTIASGGSRVSGAMKSCLLVLLLTISRLVW; translated from the exons ATGCCGGGGCGGGACA TCTCTACTGCAGTGCTGGTGTCCAGCTCCCCCGTGGTGGTGGCTCCAGGCAGTGACGTCACCCTCAGTTGCTCTTTCCACTATAGTGAAGCTGATGACCCTGGCAGAGTGGTGCTGATCTGGCAGCGAGGTCAGGAGGTTGTGCACAGTTTCTATTACGGCACAGATCAGCTGAAGGAACAAAGCCCCGCCTACAGGGGGCGCACACACCTGTTCCCAGAGCAGGTGGCCGTGGGTAACGCCTCTCTGAGGCTGAGAGAGGTGCAGGGAAGTGACCAGGGCACCTACACCTGTGCTGTGGCCAATGAACAAGGAAGAAGCCAGAGAGACCTGCAGATCCTAGTGGCAG CGGAATACGAAGAGCCTCGTTTGGTGATCAACATGTCTAAGCACCCCGGCCTCGTCATGCTGGAGTACTGTGCTCAGGGATACCCGCAGGCCACTGTGCTCTGGCTGAACCAATCTGGAGGTGACATCACGGAGCGCAGCCACACCAGCCAATGGGAGAGCAGGGGAGGGTTGCTGGAGCTGCGCAGCTCTCTGACAGTGAACCAAGCAGCCAATCAAAGTTACACTTTCCAGCTGAGCAACCCTGTGCTCAAGCAAACCATCAGGAGGACTGTGACCATAGCCAGCGGAG